TCTCGGGCTTGATGCCCAGCTTCAGCGCCTTCTCCTTGGCGGGGGCGAGCTCCTCGCCCTGGCCCAGGTCGGCCGTGAAGGTCACGACCTCGGCGCCGTATTCCTCCTGCAGCCACTTCAGGATGATCGAGGTGTCCAGCCCGCCCGAATAGGCGAGGACGACTTTCTTGGGGGCGGGCTTGCTCATCGGTCGAAGAGTCCTTTCAGGAAACGCATGCCGGAAGGCGGGGGGAGGCGAGTTTGGCGCGCTTAAAGGACCAGACGCGCCATGATGCAAGAGCAGGATTGAGGCCGCGGCCCCGGATGCCAAGAAGGCGCCCCGGCCGAAGCCGTGGCGCCCTCTGGTTTGGCGTGGGTTTTCAGACGCCTGAACGGCTCAGCCGGCCAGGGCCTTGAGCTGGTCGACCAGGTCCGTCTTCTCCCAGGAGAAGCCGCCGTCGGCGTCGGGCGTGCGGCCGAAGTGGCCGTAGGCGGCGGTGCGGCGATAGATGGGCCGGTTCAGGCCCAGGTGCTCGCGGATTGCGCGCGGCGAGGCGCCGCCGATCAGCCGGGGCAGTTCGCGCTCCAGCACGGCCTCGTCGATCTTGCCCGTGCCGTGCAGGTCGACGTGGACCGACAGGGGCTTGGACACGCCGATGGCATAGCTGATCTGGATGGTGCAGCGGTCGGCCAGGCCCGCCGCGACGACGTTCTTGGCCAGGTAGCGGCAGGCGTAGGCGGCCGAACGGTCGACCTTGGTCGGGTCCTTGCCCGAGAAGGCGCCGCCGCCGTGCGGGGCCGCGCCGCCGTAGGTGTCGACGATGATCTTGCGCCCGGTCAGGCCGGCGTCGCCGTCGGGCCCGCCGATGACGAAGGTGCCGGTCGGGTTGATGTGCCACTCGGTCTCGGCGGTGATGAAGCCCTGCGGCAGCACCTTCTCGACATAGGGCTTCACGATGGCCGCGACCTGGTCCTGGCTCAGATTGGCCTTGTGCTGGGTCGAGACGACGATGGAGGTCGCGCGCACCGGGCGGCCGTTCTCGTAATAGAGGGTGACCTGGCTCTTGGCGTCGGGCTCCAGGCCCGGCTCGGTCCCGGCGTGACGGGCGTCGGCCAGGGCCTTCAGGATGTTGTGGCTGTACTGCAGGGTGGCCGGCATCAGCTCGGGCGTCTCGTTCGAGGCGTAGCCGAACATGATGCCCTGGTCGCCCGCGCCCTCGTCCTTGTCCTCGCCGGCGTCGACGCCCTGGGCGATGTGGGCCGACTGCGGGTGCAGGTGGTTCTGGAACTCGAACGTCTTCCAGTGGAAGCCGTCCTGCTCATAGCCGATGTCGCGCACGACGCCGCGCACCGTAGCCTCGATCTCCTGCTGAACGCCCGGCGCCCAGTTGCCCTCGACGTCCATGATGCCCTGGCCGCGGATCTCGCCGGCGATCACCACCAGATTGGTTGTCGTCAGGGTTTCGCAGGCCACCCGCGCCTCGGGGTCCTTGGACAGGAACAGATCGACGATGGCGTCCGAGATCTGATCGGCGACCTTGTCGGGGTGGCCTTCCGAGACGCTCTCGGAGGTGAAGAGGAACGACGAACGGGCCAAGGCAGGCTCCTGCGTGACGAAGACGCCGCCAGAC
The nucleotide sequence above comes from Brevundimonas naejangsanensis. Encoded proteins:
- the metK gene encoding methionine adenosyltransferase, coding for MARSSFLFTSESVSEGHPDKVADQISDAIVDLFLSKDPEARVACETLTTTNLVVIAGEIRGQGIMDVEGNWAPGVQQEIEATVRGVVRDIGYEQDGFHWKTFEFQNHLHPQSAHIAQGVDAGEDKDEGAGDQGIMFGYASNETPELMPATLQYSHNILKALADARHAGTEPGLEPDAKSQVTLYYENGRPVRATSIVVSTQHKANLSQDQVAAIVKPYVEKVLPQGFITAETEWHINPTGTFVIGGPDGDAGLTGRKIIVDTYGGAAPHGGGAFSGKDPTKVDRSAAYACRYLAKNVVAAGLADRCTIQISYAIGVSKPLSVHVDLHGTGKIDEAVLERELPRLIGGASPRAIREHLGLNRPIYRRTAAYGHFGRTPDADGGFSWEKTDLVDQLKALAG